NNNNNNNNNNNNNNNNNNNNNNNNNNNNNNNNNNNNNNNNNNNNNNNNNNNNNNNNNNNNNNNNNNNNNNNNNNNNNNNNNNNNNNNNNNNNNNNNNNNNNNNNNNNNNNNNNNNNNNNNNNNNNNNNNNNNNNNNNNNNNNNNNNNNNNNNNNNNNNNNNNNNNNNNNNNNNNNNNNNNNNNNNNNNNNNNNNNNNNNNNNNNNNNNNNNNNNNNNNNNNNNNNNNNNNNNNNNNNNaaaaaaaaaaaacattatgaaaAACTGATACCATGTTcccaataatttataatttcacACATCTTTTTTCTATGTTATCTGCAACAAACATTTGACTATAAAGAAGTATGCAGTTTCAGATGATTACATATTCAACTTCGTTAAAGTTAGATAAACCGAATTGAATTGAAATGATTTCATGAATGCCTTAATgtgaaaacaagaaaaaataaaaaataaaaaggacgTGGATAGTTGGCAGTAGACAAACCAGGTTTGGAGAATGTTACTATCACATAATTAATGACCTTTGCGGTAGTTAATAGTAGCAAAGGACTCGAGACTAACGTAATACTTATTGTCTTGTTCTACTTGCGAATATGGCATTGTAATTAGTGAAGGTAGTACTTATGTATCTCCCTTTATCGTAACGCCTAAATCAAACAATTCTAGTATGTAATaacaaaacttaataaatcatacTTAGAGTAATATCCATAATCATAAAACCTGATTAAAGTAGATCATAGCATCTCCGTTATATATGTGATAAAAcctgaaaaatttataaagctacaTCGAAATCGATATATATGAATCGTCCAGTACGTAAAATATGTGTATACAAATCCACATGTAGATACATGAACGTTAACTAGTGATCAGAGATCAAACTGGAAACTCATTATCAGTCTGTGTCTAGGCGTCAAGGGTAGCATGTTAATACGTCGAGTCGATTGGTGGCTCCCACAATCATGTCAAGATTTTGGTTATGAAATGTCCTGGTCGGCGTAGCATGTTGGTCCGTAGAGTCGGTGGTTGGATCACGAGACTCAATTGTCTAAGAAAATAGGACTGCACGACCTTACTCAATCAATGTTATCtcaaaaaatacaatattcGACATGATAGCAaataccatataaaatatcatgacaAATAGAATACGCATCGTGATCATATGacaattaaaatacaataaataaacatgCATACTCAGTTGAATATATCAGTCAGCACTCACGTACCTCTATTACGATCCTAAAGTATACTGATTATCTACTCGTTCCAAGCCTAGATATTGACCAATAACCGCTATTACTCCTCAATCATGTTTTATACTAACTACTATCTACCAATCAACTAAGGCCCTCAAATCATTACTACGTCCATCGTCCGCCCGTTGGGGTCAATATTTACATCGTTCCATCCTTGAGTCGCGGATTATTGCGACACACTTCGCAACTCGTATGACCTTCGGGAACGACTTGAAAAGCCTGGAATAACATTAAAGTCGAGAGGAAACTATTAAAATGATGTGAAATTTGATTTCCGGATGACTTATTTATAAGCTTAGTCTCGAATTTCAGTACTTGAGTTCGGAAGGTCCGAAATGTACATGTCACCAACTTTTTGACACCTCGCGATTCGGAAGCTCCGATCTTGGGTTCGGAAGCTACGATCTTGGGTTCGGAAGCTCTGAACTGCTATGTATCTATATTCCTTACACTCGTTAGTGCTTTGCTGGATATATGGGTTCGGAAGGTCCGAGCCGACCGATAGTTCCTAACTATCCTTTGTTCTTTTCGAACCGACTGTTTTTTTAAATGTCGGGTTATCACAacttatatgaaaattttggtataaaacttCATTTATATACATTGATGAAATTTGAGACAAATGTTAAAtctttttaattactttaaatgAATCTATTGTTTTTTCACTTAAAGAAGCAATTGAACTTCCCCGTCCTTCAATCTCACACAAGATTTAAGGAGTTATTTGTgtacaataaattaataataattttttaaaaagaaattgtAAAAACTCATAAGGTGTTCTAATTTGGtgacatttaattatattttaaatttttaaataaaaatttgtaacTGTAATTTGCTTGAACTTATTCATGTGTGATTTATCTAACAAAccttaaagtatatatatatatttttcctctGAATTCAATATTATCCACAACTTATTAAAATTCATTCTTACTGGTATCTCctacatttattttatgtaataaCTATATCGGCACGTGCAAGTTAGGTGGCAGGTATTATACAGCCAACCactaattaaatgaaatatgatttttccaatttttttaataattgatgCAAGATATAATTAATCTGCATTTCTACCCACGGGGattgtcaaataaataaattattaaatttatatatatctcTCAAAATATGCAACTATGATttagttcatttttttttatattttctaggGCTTTCCAAGTGACTtaataatgaattaaaaaataaatttaattggaATAATTTTATCCCCGGCATATTTGATATACGTTTAATgacattattttatatattttattaaataatatttatattttaattatattattataattaaatgtttCATTTAATAGTACCCTAGATCGTTTGCTTTCGATTATGTTATTAACAATATATTCAAGAATAATGCTTTAGAATTCAAGGTGTCGGACCAACTTATTCAAGAGTGTGCTTGAATTGAGCAGTTTGTATTATAGATTTCATATCCATGAAAATTTTTGGATCAGTTTACCTTGAGTGAATTTCAAATACAGTCGTTTGTTATTTCTGTTTCTCACGAAAATTGCGGGCGTACCAGGTACGTGATCGTGCCAAATATGAATGATCCGACTTCGTTTACCAAACGTTGCGAGTCTCGATTCGACCGTTAGTTATAATTCCTTCGACATGACTTCAAAGCTAAACGtaagaaaatgaagaaattatAGGGAGAATCCACAGACAACATCAAACttaaatataatgttattaattTGGATCAACATTCTACAATAAAGTttaagaaatgagaaaatagactgcttggaaaatggaaaatgagCCAACGATTAATGACAGAATTCTGCAGAGCTTGCTGTAGATTTTTTGTGTTGATTTTGTCGGGATCTTTTCTGATTACTCCTTCTGCTTTTGTCACAGTTTGCACGTCAGTTTGGACTCTTTTCCACGATCACTCCACGATCTTCCACCTTACGTAATGGCCGCAACTTTCTTTCACTGGGCCAACTGCAATTCTCTTGGGCTTTCATTTGTTGGACTTTTGCATATGGTCTTCCAAGTTTTTGTGGGCTACTTGGATTATTTTTTAGGCACAACAATTACCCCATAGTCAATTTGGACCAATGGCCAATTTGGCTAATTTGACCAATTCGGCCCAATGGGCCAAGTTGGCTATATATTTGCTTTGTTTGGTCTCCTAACTATTCAGAACTCAGCGTATAATCACATGATTGAAAGGAATGGTTCTACGGACTTGAAGAAGAATTGACATTTGAAACGCATGTTCATCCTCCAACAGTTAAATCCGAGTGTGCATTTCCTGAACCTTATCCTTATCTCTCTCTTCCTCATTACCTTCCCCCAAATCTCCATCGACGCCAACCGATCTTCCAATAGAAACCGCTGATTACATCGCCTTTGTGATGCCATCCAAGTTTCTGAAAATTGCCATCATCAATCTCCTTTACATCAAGACACACTTTCTCAAGGGAGTTATATTTAACTATTTTTCTCAATCTTCCATCACAAAAACGTTGTAgaatatgtcatatttcatgCTGCACTCAAGGTGTTTGTGCATATGTCTGAATGAGTTTTTGATAAGTAACGCCTTGTTAACGCCCACTGCTTGTACCTCAACAGAGCGGCTCCATTGGTGTGCATATTTAGAGCTTGGTCTATAGCTTGTGCAGCTTATGTAATCTTCCATATGCTTATAAGAAATGCACCAGCATAAGGAATTGTGATGCTCCACCAAATTCATTGAGGATGAGATCCCATTTTTTGGAATTTTGGCAAGCCATAAACTCAAAAATGGCAAAATTCATTCCATCTCACAAAGAAGTGACAAGTGCCACATCAATGACNNNNNNNNNNNNNNNNNNNNNNNNNNNNNNNNNNNNNNNNNNNNNNNNNNNNNNNNNNNNNNNNNNNNNNNNNNNNNNNNNNNNNNNNNNNNNNNNNNNNGAGGATCAAGGCGGTGGAGTGGAAGAGGAAGAAGAGGCAGTAGAGTTGGGTTATTTCCTTTCTGGTGGAGTCGATTTGGGTTTGTTTCAGGGAGATACGATTGAGGATCAACTCTTGTTCTTTGAGCCATTGCTTGAGGAGAAGCTTGTGGGTCGGGTTCTCGGCTATTTGATGCAGAGGGTGCGGAGGTTTCGGGTACGTTATGGGTAAATTGCTTGAATCGGCCATTGATTTGGTGGTGATTTACAGTAGAGAGGGCATTAAAACTGGAATGAAAGTAAGAAGAAGGTGGAATAACAGTGCAAGGAAGGAGCGCTCTCGGGCACCAACGTtcgagtttatttatttatattttgaattttggcAACGGTCGAATTCACCAATCAATATTATGCCATAATACGGGGATCCGATGAAATTACGATTATTCCATACACAAACTTTTagcaaatatcatttttataattACATATTTAGAAAATGGCAATCTTGTAAGTTGGAACAttaatagatttcaaattcttGTAAAGCTAATCGATCCAAAATTAAATAGCCAAAGCCCATATAAAATTCAAGAGCAATAACCActccatattgattaatttgcaACTAAGGCATAGTTTGATACATAGGATATGATAAGTGAAGGATATATAGTataaggatatatatatatatcatgtcaCTGAAGTTGTTCATGGCATCGACAATACGATCTTCTATTTCAGCACTTCGTCTGCGTTTTTTGCCTATCGATTTCTTGCATGTTGTTGGGGCTGAGATCTAAATCGAATCAGCATTGTCCTCAAACCCATCAAACAACTTTTCCAACCCCACATCCACTGCAACACCATCAGTGTTCCCCAAGTTTAAGGCATCTTCCTGTACGGCATCAACAAAGCTCTCAGATTGTTCTCCAGTTGCACGATCACGTCCAAAAATCTCACACCAATCATTATAAAATGGCCAAGACCTGTACCGCATCCCATGGACACTGATGTCAATCTGTGCGGACAAATGAATGAAAACTAAGTCATATATAGCACAAAAAAACTTGCGCAAGCATAGTAGCATGGTAGATATATATGTTCATTACATAAACTACAACATCACAGTATCATCTCCATAGAGAAAGTGAGTGCTGATTAGTTTGGTACTAGAGAATGTACAAAAGTATACTTTGAAGCTTAATGAAAAGTCTTTACATATTTACCTTCTCAAGAGGTTCCCATGCTTCATTTGTGGCGTCAATCATTTTTTCAGTTTCATTCCAACCTATTCCGCTCTTGCTTAGCAATGTCATCAATGTACCATGAGACTTTTTCCACACATGaatttttgaattgatatggGGATTGGCCCGCAAATCTGTATTCGGGAAGGTTTTCTTCATGGAATCTTCTAAAAAACTCAAATAACCAATTCGAAATCCATTCTCGCTCTTCCAACCGTGACTTATAGCTTCCTTCAATGCTTGAAGAAGAATTTCTTCCTCTCTTGTTGTCCACACCCGTCTAGTCTTCTCTACTTTTTTCCCCTTGTCATGTCCTTTGCTGCTATTTGTTCTAAACTCCATCCCTaccataaaacaaaaaaaatggtcAGTATCTAAATACAATGTTTAACtgtaacataaaaataataaaaccgAGCAAGAAAATGACAAATCACAAATAATAGGAAAATCAATACATTCATCGAAGATCCATATTGaaagtcaaaaaaaaaacacatgttCGAGGAATACAATTTATGGCATCAAAACATCTACATGTTCAAGACTGTAGGCTTAATAACATTCAATACGGAAACTATGAATGAGAATACATCGACATTGCTAAATTTTCTCGCCACATATCCCAAGCCGGAGAGGACTCGATATTGTCAATGAACGCATCTTCAGTATCATTAGTGGTACCAACACATGCATCCTCAGCTTCTAGGAGAGGATCATCTGGCATTTCCGATCGAATGAAATTATGTATTAGAATGCATGCCATGATAATTCGGTTTTGAACTTTCAATGGGTAAAACGATGGACTTCGCAAGATGGCCCATCTTCTTTTCAATAATCCAAATGCTTTTTCTATTACATTCCGTGCAGATCAGTGCTTTGCATTGAAGAATTCTTTGTAATTTTGTGGACCAATGGAACCATTTCCCCATGCATCCCTGTGGTATCGCACTTTCCTATATGGCGTCAGAAAACCTTCTACATTACCATATCCGTTGTCACATAGGTAGTATTGACCTGCCATTTTTGTTATGACATGAAAAAATGATGTTAAGTAAATCAAAAGACAAGAATTATATTCAATGTACTATTTGAATTGTAACAAGTGAGTAAAAAATGTACATCTGACCTCTTGGTACTTTAAACCCATTTTGTCGATAAATTGCATCTCGAAGTACCCTAGCATCTGCGGCAGATCCTTCCCAACCAGTTAATGCATAAATGAATCTCATTTCCCGATCACAAACTCCCAAGATATTTACTGCTGTGGTTCTTTTTCTTGTTCTGTATTTGGGCTTTTGTTGATTAGACACATGCACACTTATGTATGTTCCATCCAAGGCTCCAAGACAGCCCTACATACAATAGTTATCGGTTATTTTCAAAAGTATTTTTGCTATCATATATTCACAATGATGTTCAAAGCATGAATAAACATACCTTAAACAATTTCCATGTTTCGTTAGTACAATTTTCATCAAGAGGGACCGGCTTCACGAGAAGTATTGGGTACAACTTTAAGACTGATTTCAGAACTTCATGAAAATGAGTGCTGACAGTGTGGCCACTACGTATATAGTCATGACTTATGaatctattattttttatgatggGCTAATATGGACAAGAACATAGCCACCTTCTCCCCAACCCCGACATACCTAGATTCTAAAAGCCCTCCAACATGTGTGAGCAAGTAACATACTCGTGCAAATGCATTACGATTCATCCTCAAGTTGACAATACATTGTGTATCTCCTAATTCAGTAATCCTATGCAAGTGATTTATTTGGGAATGAATTCTTCCTTTAATATTGTATGAGATGTCTTCTGAATTAAGCCTACGTTTCCGAGGTAGTACGTACTTTGTATACACTCGTATTAAAACAGTAAAAAACACAAATGCACGCATGAGTATTTGGTGTAACACCAGCATCACTTGGATGTCCCGGTCTTGATTGTCCATGATATAAAACTTCTGCCAcactataataaaaatttacatcatgttaattggattaattatgCAACAATAATCACCACATCATCATAATGAATAAAATCTAAAACCATTTGTAGATAAATAAACTATATTAATCACAAAATATGTTTTTTCTGACCTTAGCATCAAGCTTACAAGTCTTTCAGGTTTCTgccattattttatttgaattgatacatttaaaatatcatcaaataatgaaatataaacCATAAAAACTAGGAATCTAAATTGATGGATGCATGACTTAACATTGGCTTATCCAACAGTATTATGGATGACAATCTTTTAAGTTCTTCAATCCAAACTTCCACAAACTCCATCGTTGTATGTTCATAAAATTACTCTTCATCAAATCAAACTATAAAAATGCATGTCTAAACagaacaaaaaacaaatattaaaatatataataaaattatttttatttgtaaaattaGTACAACAGACCAAATTGAGTTATTTAAGACCTCATCTTGAAATCCATGCTCCACAGTACCTGTCATCTCATTTCAAAACATTATTTACCATCCTCGCCATTGCGGAAGCTTCAATTTGCCATCATGACAATGAAGCTAAAATGACGAGAAATTGAAATTTAACAATCAGGATTAtacaaaaaggaaaaataaaaagtaaagaaGCAATGAACAACGAAAAATACAGAGACCCGCTCAAACCCGTCATCTTTTCAGAAACTCGTACAGCTAAAGGATGAGTGaacaaataaaatgcacaaaaaCCAGATCAAACAACTATTATCTACATCAACTCTTCTGCCAAAAATCCAACAAGACGTCGGTTCGACTGTAAGAATTACTTACCCGTCAGGTAAAAAATTGCTCTATAAAAAGATGAAGTTGCATCCATTGGACGTAAAAAACATCCACACTTCCACAAACTCCAAATAAATTCTTCAATCCAaacgaaattaaattaaaatctcGAAAAACACCAAAGTCTTACCTGTTAATATCTTTTAACCTCCACAAAAAGCGGCTTCAAAAGCCTCAATTTTCTGTGGAATCCAAAATTCTCTCGCCGCCGCCCACagagagaaataaaattttgttgaatgtaaaatgaaaat
This genomic window from Primulina huaijiensis isolate GDHJ02 chromosome 7, ASM1229523v2, whole genome shotgun sequence contains:
- the LOC140981327 gene encoding LOW QUALITY PROTEIN: uncharacterized protein (The sequence of the model RefSeq protein was modified relative to this genomic sequence to represent the inferred CDS: deleted 1 base in 1 codon; substituted 1 base at 1 genomic stop codon) — translated: MDNQDRDIQVMLVLHQILMRAFVFFTVLIRVYTKYVLPRKRRLNSEDISYNIKGRIHSQINHLHRITELGDTQCIVNLRMNRNAFARVCYLLTHVGGLLESRYVGVGEKVAMFLSILAHHKKNRFISHDYIRSGHTVSTHFHEVLKSVLKLYPILLVKPVPLDENCTNETWKLFKGCLGALDGTYISVHVSNQQKPKYRTRKRTTAVNILGVCDREMRFIYALTGWEGSAADARVLRDAIYRQNGFKVPRGQYYLCDNGYGNVEGFLTPYRKVRYHRDAWGNGSIGPQNYKEFFNAKHXSARNVIEKAFGLLKRRWAILRSPSFYPLKVQNRIIMACILIHNFIRSEMPDDPLLEAEDACVGMEFRTNSSKGHDKGKKVEKTRRVWTTREEEILLQALKEAISHGWKSENGFRIGYLSFLEDSMKKTFPNTDLRANPHINSKIHVWKKSHGTLMTLLSKSGIGWNETEKMIDATNEAWEPLEKIDISVHGMRYRSWPFYNDWCEIFGRDRATGEQSESFVDAVQEDALNLGNTDGVAVDVGLEKLFDGFEDNADSI